A part of Aegilops tauschii subsp. strangulata cultivar AL8/78 chromosome 2, Aet v6.0, whole genome shotgun sequence genomic DNA contains:
- the LOC120974891 gene encoding uncharacterized protein — MGHASHVEHSLLCEVAQSNTVANFLFKSVGTVPGSWPIHTPSAAGGGFLNTDRQPAGGFRNTNRQPMEFYSVYDVPIDQLLGVPPDESDLHECWEGFGSNGGQLVAPYCLSTHDETPDTTPPETESAAHTADGPESGWRRKRGPRKRRVPLCTDQSWHLGNHFGETSHRTNNSHWTPEEVAMLVDGVEDCGVARWSVMKKKWFPTSVRTAGNLKDKWRNLLESYTGNAERSCYLHLDKKLIERIQKAAFNNPYPKPRCTDEW; from the exons ATGGGCCATGCATCCCATGTGGAGCACTCCCTTTTATGTGAAGTTGCTCAAAGCAACACGGTTGCAAATTTCCTTTTTAAGTCGGTAGGAACAGTCCCGGGCTCGTGGCCGATACACAcaccctcagcagccggcggtgGATTCCTCAACACAGATCGGCAGCCGGCCGGTGGATTTCGCAACACAAATCGGCAGCCG ATGGAATTCTATTCAGTGTATGACGTGCCGATCGACCAGCTGCTCGGAGTACCACCTGACGAGAGCGATCTCCACGAATGTTGGGAAG GTTTTGGGTCCAATGGAGGCCAACTTGTAGCTCCCTATTGTCTTTCTACCCACGACGAGACGCCAGACACCACGCCGCCGGAGACGGAGAGCGCCGCTCATACAGCGGATGGACCAGAGAGCGGCTGGAGGCGCAAGAGAGGCCCTCGCAAGAGAAGGGTGCCGTTGTGCACAGACCAATCTTGGCATCTGGGTAACCATTTTGGG GAAACATCACATAGAACCAACAATAGCCACTGGACACCTGAAGAGGTAGCTATGCTGGTGGATGGCGTCGAAGATTGCGGGGTGGCACGGTGGTCTGTGATGAAGAAGAAATGGTTTCCAACGTCGGTCCGAACCGCGGGCAATCTCAAG GATAAGTGGAGAAATCTCCTGGAATCATACACG GGAAATGCCGAAAGAAGCTGCTATCTGCATCTTGACAAGAAGTTGATCGAACGGATCCAAAAGGCAGCATTCAACAACCCGTATCCAAAACCAAGGTGCACCGACGAATGGTGA